In Castor canadensis chromosome 6, mCasCan1.hap1v2, whole genome shotgun sequence, the genomic window TGGAAAACCTTTGTACACACCTGCTCCTTATTAGTTTGAGACAAGACctcattatgcagcccaggctggccttcaactcacaatcctcctgcctcagcctctagagtgctgggattacaggggtacaCCACCACGCCCGGTTGTTCCAACCTTCCTCTtaactcttctcttctctcttcacaTATCTCCCAGGACTTAAGGACCATGAGCCCCCTAAGACGTTATCCTGGGCCCTACTTTGTGGTAAGCCAAAACTAGGCACAGCCATCTGAGAGCTGACTTCAGGGACATCAGGCAGGTAGGCAGAAttaatggtagaaaatatttacaCCATGGATGGAAATTGGCACACATCACCCATCAGCAGGCTCCCGACAGAGCCAGTTAAACATTATCTGCACACCACTGGCCCCATGTTAGTCTCTCTGCCAAGGCATTTGCTAATCAACTCTGGTATGGCTGACCTTGAAGTTGAAGTTGGCTTAAAGATAACAGGCCACTTGCACTTGGGGCAGGAAAGCATGGAATACGTTGTGTAGATATTCCAAGTTCCTTGCCCCCAACCCTCCACCCTCACCCCTTCCCAGACCTCTCTCTGCCCACGCTCTTCCCCTTGGCTGGGAGACCCCTGACCCCTTCCCCACCTGGGATCTCCTGTGTCACTCTCTGACCTGAAGACTCCTTTGTACCTGGAGGCTCCTGGGAGGAGCAAGGACTGTCTAGCTCAGCATTTACTGCCTCCAGGCGCTGTGCCAGGAACACGAAGTACAGCGGCCACTGTACACCAAAGAGCAGATGTCCTCTTAACACCCCAGGGAAGGACGGGCTTCGTCTTCACTTCCCGGGTGACAGTGCCAAGGCTGGCAGAGGCCGGATCTGAGTCCAGCCCTCAGAACCTCTGCTCCTGGACTTTGTGGTACTAGGTTGACATTgcttgtctgtgtgtctgttttcccaGTGGACTCCAAGCTCTACTGACATCGAGTCTGCAGTGGGTTCCTTACTGGGTTCCAGGAGGCCAGGGACAGCTGGGTCCCTCATCTGGGTTTCACTCACTCTCCTGGAACTCCACCAATGGCAACTGGCATATCTCCATTGGCTGGGTTCCCACCATCATCCTAAGTGGTCAGTTCTGTCTCTGATGGCTTTGTCCACCACCgatgtcttccttttctctcctttgagCTTGGCCTCGTTTTCTGGGGGggtggggatttgaactcagggcctcatgcttgctaggcaggtgctctaccactcaagtcacacctccatccctttttgctttaggtaggGCTTTGGACTTTTGTCCATGCCAGCCAGCCACAGACTGCCATTCTCCTCCATCTGCCTCCCTCATgattgggattacaagcatgaaccatcatacctggcttattctttgagatagaatctcccAAAATTTTTTCCCAGCTGGCCTCATATctcgatcctcctatctctgcctccagagtagctgggattacagacgtgatccaccatgcccagtcagaGCTTTACCTCTTGAAATTTGCTTCTGTTCCACTTGTGCTTCCAAGAGCTGAGCAATGACACTGAGACACACAAAAGCATCCCATGGGTCCCTTAAGGCTGCAGCTGTCCCTGTTGGACGTCTTGGTTCACCTAGCTGGTTAGCAGTGTTTCCTAGTCCTGTTCCAATGGTGTTCTTAAAAGTCCTCCTATGCAGAGAtcaaagggcaagacactccaCAGCCACCACCTGGAGCCACACCTATTCTAGGACCTGGCTTGGGGTATGTGGGAAGAAGTCCATCCCCATCATGGCTCACTGTGAAGTCCCCAGGGACACGAAACCCTGCCTGGTGTGTCTGTCCTTGCCCACGTTGCTAGGAAGCCGGCTCCTCAAAAGTCCACGAActtgaactcctgagttcaaagccaagcaAAGTGAAATACACAGCAGGTTCCCTTCTCTCCCGGAGGCCCCTCCTCTCCCCTGGCACTTCCGGACACCCCAGATCCGATAGGGGAGACATTCCTGCTTGTCTTGGTGCTGACACTGTACTGGGTCACCTTTAGGTAAGTGATTCCCAGGTCTGGCCCTGTGCTCAGCACCCtgggactgtgtgtgtgtatgtgtgtgtgtgagagagagagagagagagagattagtaGCTACCACAGGACACCCCAAGTCTGCCCTCCTGAACCCCCTATGTTCACACCAACCCCATCCACCTTCCTGTGGATGCCTCCGGCCCCACCTCCTtggggagtttgaactccagactTTCTGTCCGTCTCCAGTTAGGAGGCCAGGGCAGGAACCGGGGGACCTGAAAGAGGCCCGGTGACATGGCAGCCGTGGGCATCAAAAGGAAGAGATGGATTGGAAAACAACCCAGGAAGCCGAGTGGGCGCCCCTCCCCAGCAGAGCGCACCCACCCAGCGCCATGACCACGCTCTTTCCCCAGGGAAGGTGTAGGGCCAGCCTGCTCCACTGGGCTTCTGGACCCCCATTCCTCCCTGAGGAAGAGGGGTTGTCACGGGGTCAGGTGAGGGTACAAGGGAATCAGGTGGACTTGGAGGGTAGCTAAGGGTCAGGTTCAGTGGAGTGATGAGCGGTcggtttccttttgttttggtttttgttttgttttgcggtgctgggaatcaaacccgtGGCCTtaggcatgctaggtaagcactctagcactgagccaCACGCCCAGCTCCTGGATCAAATTTCATTAGTGGGCTTGTGGCAGGGAACTTGTTACTCTTATGTTTGCATTTCAACAAAGGGGCATTTGATTATTCAAGCAGTgattgttaattttctttttaatctttttttttttttggcagtactggggtttgaactcagggcctcacgcttgctaggcaggtgctctgtcacttgagccactcctcaaaACATCCACTTTCATCTGTCTTCCAAGCCatgctttcttgttttgttttgctttgtttcgtTTTTTGTCacggtactgggaattgaactcagggctttgcactcccAGCGGTTTTGCAGCGGTTAACTTGAGGTTCAAGTTTGGCCCCAGTATTCTGGGTGGCCTGAGAACCCTCTCTGGACTCGAGTCTTCCAGCCTACGGCTTCGACCCCGGCTAGACCATGAAGATTTGCCTGTGCATGTGTCCTGTGCGCCTTGCTTCGCAGGTCACCAAAAGCTCTCACAGCTGTCATTTCTGTGGACTCCCAACCACGTGGGACCCCGTGAAACAGGTGCCACCCACCCCTGCCATTTCGTTATGGATATGACTGGACTTTAGCAGGTGCAGGACTAGAACATTCTGCCCTCTGTATGGGGTTGTATGTGGATTGGCCTACAGTACAGTTCCCAACCTCACAGGAAGACACATTTGTAAATATCCACTCTGcccaaccctggcaaaaagttggtgagaccccatctcaaccaatggctggacacagtgacatgaacctgttatcccagctacacagggaagcacaaacaggtcgtggtggtccaggccagcccaggcataaagcgagatcctatctcagaaataacaaacactaaaagtgctggtggagtggtagagcacctgcctagcaagctcaaagttctgagtttaaatctcagtacagccaaaaaaaaactgTACTCACCATCAGACTAACTTTAGCATGCACGGATGGGCTCCAAACTTATTTCTTCCCTGCCTAGTAGCTGCCATTCTACTGAGGGCacagctctttctttcttcctgtgacAACAAAAGTTTATCCTTTCGCTGTCCTGGGGGCTGGAGGCTGAGCTCAAGGCTGGGTCTGGAATGGATCCTTCTGAGATCTGAGCAGAAGAGTCTGCAGCAGGACCCTTGTCTCCTGGGTTTACAGCTGGCCCTGCGTTTTCATGTCATCTTCcctctgtctgtgtctgtctccaGGTTCAAATCTCCCTTTGTAAAAGTTGGGAGTGGTGGTGCCcatctgtaatcccggcactcaggcggctgaggcaggaggattgcaaattcgaggccagtctgagctgcaTAGTAAAACTCTATGTCAAAGTAACGAAACGAAACAAAAACTCCCCCTTCTCTAAGAAGACGAGTCATGTTGGGTTAGGGCCACTCTGTTACCTTCATGTCCACTTGGTCACCTCTACAAAGACTCGATCTCCAAATTAGGTCCCATCCCAAGGTACACAGACGCCTTTCTGTATGGTGGACTGATGATTTGTGGACTTCGTTTCCCGCTTCGTTCAATCCATCACTATTACCATTATTGGTCAAATTGTCCCCAGATTTGATCAGTGTGAGCTGCTGCAACCTAGCGCCCGTGTCCTCCCTTAACATAGCCCTGTGACTCCGTGAGCGCTTTCTTATTTTTGGGGACACAAATGTCCCAGCCTCTACTTTTCCTGCCTTGGACTGGAGCAGTCATTTCTTAGtgatgactgtgtgtgtgtgtgtggcactgggatttgaactcagggcctcacacttgctaggcaggtgctccaccacttgagccactctgccagccctggagcTGTCATTTCTTTGTGGAGAAACGTCCACTAGGAATGACCCGGTGGCAGGGGTCATTATCCCCAGACCCACTCTGcaaacagagaggaaaaactcAAACAGCTGTGATGTTATTCTGggcgtgatggtgcatgcctgtaatccctgcaccagaggcagaattgtgagttcaaggccaatgtgggcaacatagcaagatcctgtcccctacccccaaaaaaacccagaaaaacaaaacaagaaacaagaaaaaggaagagaggagaagggggaTTTTGAGCTATTATTCATCTCTTGTGAAGAATGAATGCCTTccgttgctttttttttttccctgcactggggttgaactcagggtctccaccctgagccactccactagccccttcttgtgatgtgtgtgtgttttcaagatagggtctcgagaactagttgcctaggctggccttgaactgtgatcctcctgacctctgcctcctgagtagctgagattatgatGCAGTGGGTTTTGATACAAGAAGGGCCAGAGAGAATAAGAGGGCCCCGAGGAAGATCACCAGGGACTCAGAGGACAGAGAAGGGACTCTGGGGACACGGGTCCCCCAAGGACTGTGCCGTGGGATCCCCTGCCAACAGCTTCCTCCTCCACCTGCTCACCAGCAGAGCGAGCCCGTGCCCCGGGGACCAGGAGGAGGGGAAAATCCCCATCCTTCACCTTCCTGCATCATTCTAGATTCCAATCTGATAAACCAGACTGTTGGATGGAAGCCAGGACACAAGGCCAGGTCTCTGACATTGGGTGTGGCCTGTATAAAAGCCAGTAAGGAACAAATATTTGAACATCTCCTTGGCTCCCTCcttctgtttacttttttatttttaatttttcctagtTTTTGTTAATTGAGATAAAATCCACAAATAAAAATCACCATTTGATCCCCTTTAAAGTCGAAGTTAGCCTGGTGCTggtgctcatacctgtaatcctagctatttgggaggctgagatcaggaggattctggATGGAGGCcggctcaggcaaacagtttgtgagatcccatctcgaaaagtaaacagagcaaaatagactggaggagtggctcaagcagtagagtgcctgctttacaagtgcaaagccctgagtttgaatcccagtcctCAAATAATAAACAGTAGCTGAGTGATATTCACGATTAGTGAGTATGTCATCTGTCATGGTCTAATTCTAGACAATGGGCTTCACCCCCAAAGTGACACTTGTCCCCAGTTCTGCCCACCGCCCAGGCATTGGCAAACACTAATCCACTTTAACTCTCCGTGGATTTACCTGGCCAGATTGTTTCTCCTCTTCAACTTGATCAAAAGACCAAGAAGCAACTACCCTGGTCATTTCTCACAAATGGAGTTTCACAGCAAACAGCTTTGGTGTCTGAGTTCTGTCACCTACTGTGATGTGCTTTCAAGGTTCGTGGACCAGGGCTCGATTccttttttatggccaaatagtattccattgcataGATATACCACAGTgtgtttacccattcatcagctGGTACACACTTGGGTTATTTCTGCTTTTTCAGCTGCTGTGAATGGCTATGAATATCAGTGCCCAGTTTTTGTGTGAGCATATGTCTCTGAATCCATTGAATATGCACCTAGAAGTGAATTCTCTGAGTTAGATTATAattgtgtttaatatttttgagaaagtgcTGACGTTTGCCCCATGGCTGCCCCATTTATACTCCCGTCAGTAATGAATGGTGGGTTCCCACTTCCTGCCCAGCACTTCTTTTAAATCATACTAAAAAGCAAACCCCTCCACATCACATGCAATCAACCTCCAACCATTctctgggggggggggtgtggtgctggggatttgaactcaggaccctcacctggagccactccaccagctcttttttgtgatgttctttttttttttttgagatatgatcttgagaaccattttcccaggctggctttgaactgcaatcctcctgaactctgccttccgagcagctgggattaaaggcatgaccACCAGTGCCCGGCCTTATCATTTgttagatggtgagcatttcacTGCTTCTCCCTCTTCTAATgtgaacaattctttttttttctgcagtactgggatttgaactcagggcctcgcgcttgctaggcaggcactgtaccacgtGAGCCACGCCCTCATCCTAACGCGATCAATTCTGCCATCAACACTGGTGTGCACACGTCCGCTTTGGATGCATTTGGATCTATTGTGccgtgggagtggctcaagtcatagagcacctgcccagccagtgcgaggccctgagttcaaatcccggttccatcaagagaggaaaaaaaatgaacgcGATGACCCAGAAGTGGATTTCTGGATCTAATGGcaatctatttttagcttttgaggaacctccgtggtggctgcaccattttgtgTGCAGTTTTTCCACCTCCTCACCAGCAGTGCTGGCAATTTCCTGTTTGTCCCACAGTGACCATCCTGGTGGGTGTGAGATGGCAACTCATGGTGGTTTGGGTTtgaatttccctaatgactaatgatctTTTTACATCTTCTTTGGATAAATACATACTCAAATGCCTTACCTATTTTTGATATTTATGTTTTCATGGTAttgggggatttgaactcagagcctcacacttgctaggtaaacaCGCCaatacttgagccacattcccagttcctttttgcttctagtttgtttttcagataaggtcttgcacctttttcccaggctggcttcggaCCAAgctcttcctatctctgcctcctgagaagctgggattacaggcgtgcctcACTACACATGgccaaaagttttttttaaattgtgatgaaTTCCAGCTTATTTGCTTTCATGTGCTTTTGGCGTCATATTTAAGAAAGGTTCTGAATACATCTCTATCCTTCTAAGACTTGTACAGATTTAGCGCTCACCTGTAAGTCTCTGACCCACATTGAGCTGGTGTTGGTGTGTGGTGTGAGGCAGGGAGATTCATCCTCCCTCATTCACTGTCCTAACGCCattgaaaagactgttctttcCCCATTGACTGGTTTTGGAGCCCTCGTTGAAGGTCAGAAAATCATACacgtgtgggtttatttctggactcctaactcttcttttcttttttggggcagcactggggtttgagctcagggcctcgtgcttgctaggcagacactctaacactccagccactccgccagccctgttttgtgatgggttttggggagtagggtctcgcaaactatttgcccagggtgactTCAAACCAGAGGAGGAACCGGGGACTGTCATCTTCGACGGACTTACTTTACCTCACTCAGCAACAGGAATCCTCTAAGGGTCACCACAAAACTTGAATTAAATGCAGGATGTCACTATGTCgcccacgctggccttgaactcgctaTGTAGCGTGGCTGGCTTTAGACTCACCTTCCTCTTGCCTCGGCTGTCTGAGTGCTGAGACTTCAGGCGTgcgccaccatgctcagctaagTGTGGTAATATTTGAAGGGTTCTGGAGAACCTGACTGTCGATCAGCTGGTAAACAGCTGTCATGATGAAAGCAACAGTGACAAGAATGGTCGCCTTTCTGGCGGCATTTGATTGAAGGAGGACGGGGAGCATGGCACAAATCTTATTTGTCCCCACGTACCTGTGAGGTGGACACAAAGGCATAGCAACGTTCACCGTGGTCACCAAAGACCTAAGCTAAGATGTCCACACTGGCAAGGGTCTCACATCCAGAGGACGGTCCTGTTGGGCACAGTGAGTAGCTGGCCCATCGGATTTAGAGAAGGGGCTCCCACTGGTGCTTCTGGGCTGACTTTTAGAAGCCAATGTTAGGAAACCGGCTTGTGCCTTTTACCCACAACCTGGACTGCAGATGAGGTTGGTGTCTGTTgtcatttgaatataaaatgtccctGAAAAAGTCTCAAGTATCGAGTTGGGTGCTGgtgctcctgcctgtaatcccagctactcaggacacagagatcaggagaatcatggttcaaacccagcccaggcaaatagtttaagagaccttatctctaaaaaacccaccAGAAAAAGAGGGCTGCCTACTTCCCTGCCCTTCTGTCTTCctgctcctcttccttccctttctctatctaccctccctctctcttgctcttctaGAACCTGCTCCACCAACCCTCTTTTAAAgcagtattgggacttgaactcagggccttgtgtttgctaggcaggtgctctaccaattgagccacgcctccagtccttttctgttttagttatttttcaagtagagtctggagtttttgcctggggctgtcctTAGATTGTAGCCCTTCTATCTACAGCCTCCTATGTACTTGAGATCACAAGTGTACACCAGCACGCCTGGCaccttggttgagatggggtctcactatctcCTCCTGagaatctgggattacaggcatgagccaccattcccagctcagAGCCCCATTTTGGAAGTCAGGTGAAGTGGCCCTGTAATGGTGTCTGGTCCCTTTCCCTTTGTAACACTTCCATTTTTCCTCCTTGTAATAAAAGAGGTTGGAGGtccaggcaccatggctcacacctgcaacccTAAGTgtctaggaggcagagatcaggaagattgcagtttgaggccagcctgggaaaacaattagtgagaccccttctcaaccaataaagagCTGGATTTAggggctggaatgtagctcagtggcacttgcctagcatgcacaggccgtgggttcaatcctccgcaacaataaagaaaacacccacacacacaaagctgGGCTTGGCGGCATGCCCGTCACCTGTTACttgggaagtataaataagaggattgagaTCCAGGCTGGCCAGAGCATAAACGCgaggccctatctaaaaaataatcaatgcaaaaagggctgagggcccCTAGGCTGAGGCCTaataagtgcaaagctctgagttcaaatcctagtaccaccaaaaaaataaattaaaaaaaagccttCACTGCTTCCTTAGAGAGAGCATGAAGATCGGGTGTTGTTTTTAATAGGTCTTGGGAAATCCCTTTCCGGGTGTCACTAGTATGGGTGCAGCACCGCACCCCAAACCTTCCTTCCTTGTGACCTCTGCCAGCCCCCTCTCGATGCACCACTGGGGCAGCGACAGTCCCTCCTGCTCACTGCCAGGCCACGCTTCTTTGCCCCTCATggtttcttctcctttccctctttgtCATAAAACCCAGACAGACAATGGGCTGTCCGTTCTGAGTTGTCAAGGGGCAGCTATAAAAAGCCTCTTTGAGTAGTAAGAAATTTCCTGTGACTTCTCTCATTTCATCCTCCCCAGTCACTGTGCCTGGTGAGGATTGTCACTGCCGGTTGATAAGGCTATGAGGCAAAGAGGGGACAGGTGAGGAGCTAGGGAAGCACTCAGTGGGTATTTCTCACTCTATAAGGAAGGGCAATGAaggatgggtgtggtggctcatgtctgtaatcccagctactcaggaggcaaaggtaggagaattgaggtccaaatgcagcctgggcaaaagtgagagccCCTGTCtgaaaacacaaaccaaaaacaaagaactgggggtgtggctcaagtggcagagccttTGCCTtccaaatgtgaggccctgagctcaaatcccagtaccagaaacAAAAAGGCAATGATACCAGGTGTTACTGACTTCAGCATCTTCAGTTCTGTCTCCTTTGGGGATCCAATGCCTCCCCACACTGCTGTGTACACACTGGCCCCAGTCATGCTGGGCAGAAACCTCGTAGGTGTCATTGGTCCAGCAGAAATTATCTCAGAGTTGATCCAACCTATATTAATTCTGCAAACACTGGCCATGGGACAGAGGGTCTACTTGGGACTTGGTGGGTGCAGAAACGagacactgattttttttgaggcagggtcttactatgtagcctaggctgtcctcaaattcacacacctcctgcctcagtctcctgagtgctgggatgataAGCGGGAACCACCATGTTCAGCTAAGGCATTGATCTCAGTTCAAGTGGGAGATGTAGATACAAATGGCCGTCATCCAGGGATGCTTTTCCCAGAACCCAAAGACAACCCAGAATTCCCCTTTCTTGGAACCTGCAGGTTAAGTGATTCCACATTCTGGGACCTCAGCTACTGTCTGTCGGGGATCCAAGACACCCAGACAGATCTCACAGGCACCAACACGGGAAGGGATCGAGGGGATCCTTCATCCTTTATGCACACACTTGGTCACATATTTCTCATTTGAAGCTGCTGGGACTGGGCACATGGCACACACCTAATAAGAGTTTGGTGagtgggttgggggcatggcccaattggtagagagcctgcttgcaagtacaaggccctgcgttcaaaccccagtaccaaaaagaaaagagcgaggtggttcatgcctgtaatcccagcattcaggaagctgaggctagtctaggctacatagtgagaccctggctcGATAAAAttttggtggatggatggatggatggattgatggatagatgaatggatgggtagATAGACGGATGGGTctatgtatggatggatggatgagtgaatagatgcatgaatggatgggtggatagatggatgggtggatggatgggtggatggatgagtggataggtgggtggatgcatggatggatggatgcatggatggatggatggatggatagatgaatgcaAGGAAGGCAATAGGGATGACTACCCATTGCCAGCTGAATAAACTGAGGCTAGAGTGGAAAGTGACTTACCCAGGATTCCATAGGGAGCAAACAGCAGAGCCAGGATCCCCATCGGCCTCTGTCTATGCACCCACAGCATTTGCACTTGGCCTGGGCAGTGCAATGGCCCCTCCCCCAGCTCTTTCATGGGGTGCCCCAAGTAATCCCTGACTCAGCTGGACAATAGCAGGCAACAACTTCCCTATTCTGGACCGCAGAGGCCAAGATTTCAAGGAAGTGTGGATGGTGGCAGGGAGGGGTGAATCAGCACGGTTCTCTTTAGCTGCCCCTATAAAGGGTAGGGGGAGCAAGCTGGGGTGCTCTGCAGGAACCATCTCAATACCCCAGATTCTTTTCCCAGCGCCCCGGCTTTGTGCTCTGAGCTGCAGCCTCTGCTCTGCAGAACATGGCAGGTCCCAGGATGATTGTACTTGGCCTCCTTCTCCTGGCCTTCTGTGCACACTGCATCAGCCCCACAGGTGAGACTTCCATCCCCAGCCCGGAGCCCTCCACAGGACACAGTTCCACGGGAATGGCTGAGTTGGCACAGTTGGGGGAGGAGGATGGACCAGcctggggctgggggagtggtgAGAGGGGGTGACCAGTGAATGGACTGGGGGTGTTCGGAGCAGAGAATGGGTCTGCGTCTGAGGTCAAGCCAATGTCAGGCTGGGATAAGGCACAGTTCTTCTCTCCATCCCCGTTCAGGCTCTGTGATCATCCCCTCTTCTTGCTGTATGTCATTTACTTCCAAGAAAATTCAGGAGAACCGAGTGGTAAGCTACCAGGTGGCTAACAGGAGCGTCTGCCCCAAGGCAGGGGTGATGTAAGTACTTCCCCAGGGAACAATCAACCTCCAAAGTCCATGTGGAGTCAAGTCAGTGCTATGCACCCTGTGGAAGTCTCGGCTTTCTCACCCATAAAGCTAGAGGGAGAATTAGACTCACCAGTCATCTAGGAAGTGTCAAATATTTATCAAGGACATAGCATATCATCTTAACTAATCTTAACAGTTCTATAGGGgaagactgggcatggtggctcacacctataatcccagcatgctGAAGACTGAGACAGGGgaattgtgagttcgaggccagcctgggctacatagtgagagcctgtttcaaaacaagacaaagcaCCAATTCTGTGGGAGAGATACGATTTTTGttcccttttttatgaagggcaGCTGTGGCTCAGAAAGgtgacttgctcaaagtcacacaatTAGCCAGACATCTGGACTCCAAATAACTTCACAGATGCCTCTCACCAGGGTAACAGGTGTGAACTCACATTGTCAACAGTGGTCTGCGGTGGAGATGTGCTAGTATTTATTATGACTTTTCCCCAACTGACACCAGACTTAGACTCGTGGCCTGGCACCCAGATGCCCCAGACCCTTACTACTCACAGCTCTCTGCCTTTTACTTTGAAGGAGGTGTTTGTCTCTTATTTactgaggcaggatctcacttgtagcccaggctagcctggctctcatgaccctcctgctttaccctcctaagtgctgggattactggcgtgCGCCATCATGCTGGTTTGGTGTGT contains:
- the Ccl24 gene encoding C-C motif chemokine 24, whose product is MAGPRMIVLGLLLLAFCAHCISPTGSVIIPSSCCMSFTSKKIQENRVVSYQVANRSVCPKAGVIFTTKKGLKFCGDPKQAWVQKYIRNLDAKRKRSSSGPRPVGVKGVIQRHCGNNTAF